A stretch of the Notamacropus eugenii isolate mMacEug1 chromosome 2, mMacEug1.pri_v2, whole genome shotgun sequence genome encodes the following:
- the YBEY gene encoding endoribonuclease YbeY, whose translation MSLILRNLQSIIPIRRVPLRARIELLRHILGIRQFDLGVICVDNKGIQRLNRTYRQNHGPTDVLSFPFHENLRAGTAPQPECPDDFNLGDIFLGVEYIFHQCQENGEDYYDVLTVTAAHGLCHLLGYKHSTAPEWQEMYHKEKLTLEALNKVTGTSLQPLTKNLFE comes from the exons ATGAGCCTCATACTCAGAAACCTCCAGAGCATCATCCCCATTCGGAGGGTCCCTCTTCGGGCCAGAATTGAGCTCCTCCGGCATATCCTCGGCATTCGGCAGTTCGACCTGGGTGTGATATGTGTGGACAACAAAGGCATTCAGCGCCTTAATAGAACCTACAGGCAAAACCACGGTCCCACTGATGTTCTTTCGTTTCCTTTTCATGAG aacctgagggcagggacagcaCCCCAGCCAGAGTGCCCAGATGACTTCAACCTGGGAGACATCTTCCTGGGAGTCGAGTACATCTTCCACCAGTGCCAAGAGAATGGTGAAGACTACTATGATGTGCTGACG GTGACTGCAGCTCACGGACTTTGCCATTTGCTTGGGTACAAGCACAGCACAGCACCAGAATGGCAAGAG aTGTACCACAAAGAAAAGCTCACTCTTGAAGCACTGAACAAGGTCACTGGGACCAGCCTCCAACCACTGACCAAAAACCTCTTTGAATGA
- the MCM3AP gene encoding germinal-center associated nuclear protein, with protein sequence MNPNNPFGGQQSSVFPTPSSGSLGTFQVQPPFRFGQPSLFGQNSVSSGQKTGFAQSSGFSQTSGVAQSSSGPTVGFPPASTIGLYSAQAPGQAPALTATAGPPSSSGPSNPGFSFKPPTSLGAFPGTTSFGISSGEVSGGTLGRSEFSFKPPENATFRPIFGAESEPEKTQSQVTPGSFTFSHPTSSGPEALVSFTFSQVSSSSGTSPSFTFSKPAGNIPSSTFASAPSSQNVEEEKRGPKPAFGGSGSSFTSFASPGSVGEPFSTSKAVSKQGRDDAGGQGGLLSGHVKGLKRKEDHDRSPRRRDYDAPEDVELLSRGDHPPEKRPPRLTRPRGGGLFGRTLQDMLRSNKETSRLGSKEMKKEVSGLESTETEHSAPAGVTPPVLSTPRLKEEGMDGRDSQEGSASRATLSHRGKKESVDSTSSLLQSELTAIQCKNIPNYLNDRAVLEKHFSRFGKVQRIYPRRSRKLAIVHFSDHASAALARKKGKGLHKDMLIFWHKKKISPSKKDFSPKEKQSGEGEAGQSCEDSPFQHSPLRKPLLRPATGGSGSLLSKSSPVKKPSLSKSLQFEGEPFDSGPEVPSSDNLGLSATTLSTLMGTVAETSEDKYRLLDQRDKIMRQARVKRTDLDKAKAFVGTCPDMCPEKERYMRETRNQLSSFEVMPGTDQVDHAAAIKEYSRSSADQEEPLPHELRPSGVLSMTMDYLVTQIMDQKEGSSRDWYDFVWNRTRGIRKDITQQHLCDPLTVSLIEKCTRFHIHCAHSLCEEPMSSFDAKINNENMTKCLQSLKEMYQDLANKGILCVSEAEFRGYNVLLNLNKGDILRQVQQFRPNVRNSPEVKFAVQAFAALNSNNFVRFFKLVRSASYLNACLLHCYFNQIRKDALRALNVAYTVSTQRSTSFPLDNLVPMLLFRDAEEATDFLNYYGLSVSDGCVELNRSAFLEPEGLTKAKKCNFITEKLTVSVGEVVNGGPLPPVPCHIPVCSFNTQNKYVGESVAPEPALSGQKPSMESGVGGKVEETNPGTEVLALRVPPQPLLVSPAQPPQTQSTGLPPALVASASAAPLAAPSSLFQPVGQPELPPPKPRPAYTDMDIAGVVEDLVQDVLRNYCKEIGQAGAAYVAAALGVSKMATEELVAAATADVLRQVAAEEMSKERERIQVEKKRAEDQRRRRERERLLAQLSHVLAAELMDLVVAECVRETSSRELKSAVEMERRACVARCSQDVCDRLMDLFLAEEIFQSARETLQELQCFCKYLQRWREAVTARKKLKRQMRAFPAAPCCVDLSNRLQALSPSAECPIAKENLAKGVLNLGHAGKLGVSCTRLRWMRNKTIHQMKVQYFYQQLLSEAVWTPLDLLTLVAEHHPGQREQVFWKLVLALPDGEEPASGCSSRILANWLKVKFMGYEDLQNGACCASEGIRTLTLLNACGTKGNQTVWVNVCVKVSHGLLSDSALDATESQKDLLGTSGLLFLLPAPGKNVELAEDDTYWLVALLQLKQLLQAKPSYPLVPLVVLVPGQDGPSTREVEEGLMLQHLVSSQLILDYIIVEIPAAVNDLQGTSRVAQAVKWLVSHCPSSLELCCQTLPQYIEDGVSREFSDRFFYDRKERRLAGLASQEPSAIIELFNSVLHFLAEAASSEQLCHMSWPITEFAEPGGNKVLPHLQWNAPNHLAWLKKAVLSFQLPHMDLPPQGAPWRLVCTMIFQYVSQIPSCGQTQPILQSQVENLLSRTYSRWRDKDVWTLGELGPSVNEIPWDDIIALCINHKLRDWKPPRLPVTSEALSEDGQICVYFLQSHLKSFDVPGSWEHARLQTQKEAHQHRQGCLGMKPLRSPARGFFSPWLHIPYGRPRGPESGRASRVPDAQELARTASVSELLPGRLATSLQLEKEESRRFEDQLRHWLAGDLEQGSDSSLLPLYLPQALVSTPQTLQSVLRVSATTSPQDEKTAEQWQPPLEMAGSLTDKLKHLESLLQKTREEELVCERHLSTLLDMVDI encoded by the exons ATGAACCCCAACAATCCTTTTGGGGGACAGCAATCAAGCGTGTTCCCTACCCCTTCCAGTGGCTCCCTGGGAACGTTCCAGGTTCAGCCGCCTTTTCGATTTGGTCAGCCCTCACTTTTTGGACAGAACAGTGTGAGCTCAGGACAGAAGACAGGGTTTGCACAGTCCTCTGGTTTTTCCCAGACTTCTGGGGTGGCTCAGTCTTCTTCAGGACCTACAGTAGGGTTCCCACCTGCCTCCACTATCGGGCTGTACTCTGCCCAGGCCCCAGGCCAGGCTCCTGCCCTCACAGCAACTGCCGGACCTCCCAGTTCCTCTGGCCCTAGCAACCCAGGATTTAGCTTCAAGCCACCCACCAGTCTTGGAGCTTTCCCTGGCACCACCAGCTTTGGGATCAGTAGTGGAGAAGTGTCCGGGGGCACTTTGGGGCGATCTGAGTTCAGCTTTAAGCCTCCTGAAAATGCAACGTTCAGACCAATCTTTGGGGCAGAGTCAGAGCCGGAGAAGACACAGAGCCAGGTGACTCCGGGGTCTTTTACATTTTCCCACCCCACAAGCAGTGGGCCTGAGGCACTGGTCTCCTTCACGTTTTCCCAGGTCTCAAGTAGTTCAGGCACCAGCCCAAGCTTCACGTTCTCCAAACCAGCTGGCAACATCCCATCCTCAACCTTTGCCTCTGCTCCCTCAAGTCAGAAtgtggaggaggaaaagagggggcCCAAACCAGCGTTTGGGGGCTCAGGGAGCAGCTTCACAAGCTTCGCATCACCAGGGTCTGTGGGGGAGCCCTTTTCTACAAGCAAAGCAGTGAGCAAGCAAGGACGGGATGATGCTGGTGGCCAGGGAGGATTGCTATCTGGACATGTGAAAggactgaaaaggaaagaagaccaTGACCGTTCCCCCAGGAGACGGGACTATGATGCTCCAGAAGATGTGGAACTCCTGTCGAGGGGCGATCATCCTCCAGAAAAGCGCCCTCCCCGCTTGACTCGGCCCCGTGGTGGAGGCCTGTTTGGACGGACGCTGCAGGACATGCTGAGGAGCAATAAAGAGACCAGCCGCCTAGGTAGcaaggaaatgaaaaaggaagtgagTGGTTTAGAATCCACCGAGACGGAGCACTCTGCTCCAGCAGGAGTGACCCCTCCTGTGTTGTCCACTCCCCGGCtgaaagaggaaggaatggaTGGCAGAGACAGCCAGGAAG GATCTGCCAGCAGGGCCACCCTTTCCCACCGGGGGAAGAAGGAGAGTGTGGACAGCACCAGCAGCTTGCTGCAAAGTGAGCTCACCGCTATTCAATGCAAGAACATCCCCAACTACCTCAATGACAGGGCAGTCCTGGAGAAGCACTTCAGCCGCTTTGGGAAAGTACAGCGCATCTATCCCAGGCGCAGCCGGAAGCTTGCCATCGTGCACTTCTCAGACCAT GCTTCTGCAGCCCTGGCTcggaagaaaggaaaaggcttGCATAAAGACATGCTCATCTTTTggcacaagaaaaaaataa GTCCCAGCAAGAAGGACTTTTCACCAAAGGAGAAACAATCAGGTGAGGGGGAGGCCGGTCAGAGCTGCGAAGACTCACCTTTCCAGCACTCCCCGCTGCGCAAGCCCCTCCTGAGACCTGCAACGGGCGGCAGTGGCAGCCTTCTGAGTAAGAG TTCTCCAGTTAAGAAACCGAGCCTTTCCAAGTCTCTGCAGTTTGAAGGGGAGCCCTTCGATTCTGGGCCTGAGGTCCCAAGCTCAGACAACCTGGGCCTGTCGGCCACCACCCTCAGCACCTTAATGGGAACGGTAGCTGAGACATCAGAGGACAAGTACCGCCTCCTTGACCAGAGGGACAAGATCATGAGGCAAG CTCGAGTCAAAAGAACGGATCTGGATAAAGCCAAAGCCTTTGTTGGGACGTGCCCAGACATGTGTCCCGAGAAAGAGCGGTACATGCGAGAAACCAGGAACCAACTGAGTTCTTTTGAAGTGATGCCTGGCACAGATCAG GTGGACCATGCAGCAGCGATAAAAGAATACAGCCGATCCTCGGCTGACCAGGAAGAGCCCCTACCCCACGAATTGCGTCCCTCAGGGGTGCTCAGTATGACCATGGACTACCTTGTCACCCAGATTATGGACCAGAAGGAAGGGAGCTCTCGTGACTGGTATGACTTTGTATGGAACAGGACCCGTGGAATAAGGAAG GACATCACCCAGCAGCACCTCTGTGACCCCCTGACGGTGTCACTGATCGAAAAGTGCACCCGATTTCACATCCACTGTGCGCATTCGTTGTGTGAAGAGCCCATGTCCTCCTTTGATGCCAAGATCAACAACGAAAACATGACCAAATGTCTGCAGAGCCTCAAGGAGATGTACCAGGACCTGGCCAATAAGGGCATCCTCTGTGTGAGTGAAGCAGAATTCCGAGGCTACAACGTCCTGCTCAATCTCAACAAGGGAGACATTCTGAGGCAA GTGCAGCAGTTCCGGCCCAATGTCCGCAACTCTCCCGAGGTGAAGTTTGCAGTACAGGCCTTCGCGGCCCTGAACAGCAACAACTTTGTCAGGTTCTTCAAGCTGGTGCGGTCCGCCTCCTACCTGAATGCCTGCCTCCTGCACTGCTACTTCAATCAG ATCCGCAAAGATGCATTGCGGGCTCTCAACGTGGCTTACACAGTGAGCACTCAGAGGTCCACCAGCTTTCCCTTGGATAACCTGGTGCCCATGTTACTGTTCAGAGACGCCGAGGAAGCGACCGACTTCTTAAATTACTATGGCCTCAGTGTGTCAGATGG CTGTGTCGAGCTCAATCGGTCTGCGTTTTTGGAACCTGAGGGCTTGACCAAGGCAAAGAAGTGCAATTTTATCACAGAGAAGCTCACTGTCTCCGTGGGAGAAGTGGTGAATGGAGGGCCATTACCCCCTGTCCCTTGTCACATCCCAGTGTGCAGCTTCAACACACAGAACAAATATGTGGGAGAGAGCGTGGCCCCTGAGCCTGCCCTCAGTGGACAGAAGCCAAGCATGGAGAGTGGAG TAGGTGGGAAGGTGGAAGAAACTAACCCAGGAACAGAAGTGCTGGCACTCCGCGTCCCACCACAGCCCTTGCTTGTTTCCCCGGCTCAGCCACCGCAGACCCAGAGTACTGGGCTGCCGCCAGCCCTTGTGGCCTCTGCGTCTGCTGCACCATTGGCTGCCCCATCATCTCTGTTCCAGCCCGTCGGGCAGCCCGAGCTGCCTCCTCCCAAACCTCGGCCTGCTTACACTGACATG GACATCGCGGGGGTCGTTGAAGACCTTGTCCAGGACGTCCTCAGAAACTATTGCAAAGAAATTGGCCAGGCCGGGGCCGCCTACGTGGCTGCAGCCTTAGG AGTTTCCAAGATGGCCACAGAGGAGCTCGTGGCTGCAGCAACAGCGGACGTGTTGAGGCAGGTCGCTGCCGAGGAAAtgagcaaagagagagaaagaattcaggTGGAAAAGAAGAGAGCTGAAGATCAAAG GCGGAGACGGGAGAGAGAACGCCTACTGGCCCAGCTTAGCCACGTGCTGGCGGCCGAACTGATGGATCTCGTGGTGGCCGAGTGTGTGCGTGAAACCTCCTCACGGGAGCTGAA GAGCGCAGtggagatggaaaggagggcCTGTGTGGCCCGTTGTTCTCAAGACGTTTGCGATCGTCTCATGGACTTGTTCTTAGCAGAGGAGATTTTCCAGAGTGCCCGAGAGACCCTGCAGGAACTTCAGTGCTTCTGTAAATACCTGCAGCG gtggAGAGAAGCTGTCACAGCTCGGAAAAAACTCAAGAGACAGATGAGAGCATTCCCTGCGGCCCCCTGTTGTGTGGATCTCAGCAACAGATTGCAGGCCTTGTCCCCCAGCGCTGAGTGTCCAATTGCTAAAGAGAACCTGGCCAAGGGAGTCCTGAATCTGGGGCACGCAGGAAAACTGGGAGTCTCCTGCACTCG GTTACGGTGGAtgagaaacaaaacaatacaCCAAATGAAGGTTCAATATTTCTACCAGCAGTTACTCAG TGAAGCTGTGTGGACTCCTCTGGACCTGCTGACCCTCGTTGCTGAGCATCACCCTGGGCAGAGGGAGCAGGTGTTCTGGAAGCTGGTATTGGCGCTGCCCGACGGTGAAGAGCCTGCCTCTGGCTGCTCCAGCAG GATTCTAGCAAACTGGCTGAAAGTCAAGTTCATGGGCTATGAAGACTTACAGAATGGTGCCTGTTGTGCTTCTGAGGGGATCCGGACGCTGACCCTGCTGAATGCCTGTGGCACCAAAGGGAATCAGACGGTCTGGGTCAACGTCTGCGTTAAG GTGTCCCATGGCCTGTTGAGCGACTCAGCCCTTGATGCCACTGAGTCACAGAAGGACCTTCTGGGTACCAGCGGCCTTCTTTTCCTGCTGCCTGCCCCAGGCAAGAACGTCGAGCTGGCCGAGGATGACACGTATTGGCTTGTGGCCCTGCTGCAGCTCAAACAGCTCTTGCAGGCGAAGCCCTCCTACCCCTTGGTACCCCTAGTGGTCCTTGTGCCCGGCCAAGATGGGCCCTCCACGAGAGAAGTGGAGGAAG GTCTGATGCTCCAGCACTTGGTCTCATCCCAGCTTATTTTGGATTACATCATTGTGGAGATCCCGGCTGCAGTCAATGATCTACAAGGCACCAGCAGG GTGGCCCAGGCTGTAAAGTGGCTAGTCTCTCATTGCCCCAGCTCCCTGGAACTCTGCTGCCAGACTCTGCCGCAGTACATTGAGGATGGCGTCAGCCGCGAGTTCAGCGACCGCTTCTTCTACGACCGGAAGGAGCGACGCTTGGCGGGCCTGGCCTCACAGGAGCCCAGCGCCATCATCGAACTCTTCAATAGCGTGTTGCACTTCCTGGCTGAGGCAGCCTCCTCCGAGCAGCTCTGCCACATGTCCTGGCCCATTACGGAGTTCGCAGAGCCAGGGGGCAACAAGGTGCTTCCTCATCTCCAGTGGAATGCACCCAACCACCTGGCCTGGCTGAAGAAGGCCGTGCTCTCCTTCCAGCTGCCCCACATGGACCTTCCCCCACAGGGTG CTCCCTGGAGGCTCGTGTGCACCATGATTTTCCAGTATGTGTCCCAGATTCCAAGCTGTGGCCAGACGCAGCCCATCCTTCAGTCACAGGTGGAGAATCTTCTGAGTCGAACGTATAGCAGGTGGAGGGACAAAGATGTATGGACTTTGGGAGAGCTGGGGCCCTCAGTGAATGAGATTCCATGGGATGACATTATAGCTCTGTGCATCAACCACAAACTGCGGGATTGGAAACCGCCTAGACTGCCCGTCACGTCAG AGGCTCTGAGTGAAGATGGTCAAATCTGTGTCTACTTTCTCCAAAGCCATTTAAAAAGCTTTGATGTCCCTGGGTCTTGGGAGCACGCCAGGCTGCAGACCCAGAAGGAGGCCCATCAACACAGACAAGGATG TTTGGGCATGAAGCCTTTGCGATCGCCTGCCAGAGGCTTCTTCTCTCCATGGTTGCACATTCCCTATGGCAGACCTAGGGGCCCAGAGAGCGGCCGCGCCAGCCGTGTACCTGATGCCCAGGAGCTTGCCCGCACGGCCTCAGTCTCAGAGCTGCTCCCGGGGCGCCTGGCCACCAGCCTTCagctggagaaggaggagagCCGGAG GTTTGAAGACCAGTTGCGCCACTGGCTGGCTGGGGACCTTGAGCAGGGGTCAGACTCAAGCCTCCTCCCCCTCTACCTTCCTCAAGCTCTTGTTTCGACACCCCAGACTCTTCAGTCGGTGCTGCGAGTGTCTGCAACCACTAGTCCCCAG GATGAGAAGACTGCTGAGCAGTGGCAGCCCCCCCTGGAGATGGCTGGATCTTTGACTGACAAACTGAAACACTTAGAAAGCCTGCTTCAGAAGACCCGAGAGGAGGAGCTCGTCTGTGAGCGTCATCTCTCCACACTGTTGGACATGGTGGACATTTGA